The following are encoded in a window of Amaranthus tricolor cultivar Red isolate AtriRed21 chromosome 2, ASM2621246v1, whole genome shotgun sequence genomic DNA:
- the LOC130806459 gene encoding uncharacterized protein LOC130806459 isoform X2: protein MVRRMESIQDLIEEAKVRFLWWFIFIFSITYFLSHTSKSMWMNVPVAVLIAILLRHLTKEIEFHPKVPSTSKQKCLSHWEKKRLSVNDPRLSTAPPQSKWRRKFDSPIVEAAVEDFVNKIIQDFVMDLWYSDITPDKDAPELMRVIILEALGEVAGRVKEVNIVDLLTRDIVDLIGDHLELFRKTQALIGIDVMVTLSSEERDERLKHHLIASGKLHPALISAENEYKVLQRLMAGLLGLVLKPKEAQCPLVRCIAREFVTCLVMQPIMNLVSPEHINQLVELILLQFKDFLTGMDSDDMLPKAENDHSVAEGSIEISESASKRHKEFHNEESEMPYGRMDERRKLALQAPPIPSSNMSYQESVQPKVADWARVLDAATQRRTEVLTPENLENMWAIGRHYKDKINKSAKARPPLVSDSSKILVDSMAGSKPTDLVKDNNKKKRVSMDVENEFLSKEMTLVCEVEGTNINTTDGYKTRLKRSSSTSDVLVESGEKSASARGSQSLLISEDFYSPDFASRSVQEKFDDLSGSVIRAVGSHFPKLMCRVVGAYFEKIGSKSFAVYSIAVTDAQNNKWFVKRRYRNFERLHRQLKDIPNYNLHLPPKRIFSSSTEDAFVHQRCIQLDRYLQDLLSIANVAEQHEVLDFLSASSKNYSFGKSPSVMKTLAVNVDDAVDDIVRQFKGGFSRKVVGSSPSNYENLTSMPTTNLSLSESDLQSSLDASIETANNLSDNEEGDKDERCGPEAADADVKENGWHSDNELKSKSFPPRVVKKTGDTLNSHFETMQPFMKSNMVGVASLPDMPHPTDDSVRVPPEWTPPNVTVPMLNLVDKVFQLNRRGWIRRQAFWISKQILQLVMEDAIDDWLLMQINWLRREDVIAEGIRFSGQMASSFSS, encoded by the exons ATGGTTCGCCGGATGGAATCCATCCAAGATCTTATTGAAGAAGCTAAAGTTCGTTTTTTGTGGTGGTTTATTTTTATCTTCTCCATTACATATTTTTTATCTC ATACAAGTAAGTCAATGTGGATGAATGTCCCAGTTGCAGTCTTAATTGCAATTCTATTACGTCACCTAACAAAAGAGATAGAGTTCCATCCAAAGGTTCCATCAACTAGTAAACAAAAATGTCTTTCTCACTGGGAAAAGAAGCGACTCTCAGTGAATGATCCACGTTTGTCTACAGCTCCTCCCCAGTCAAAATGGAGGCGAAAATTCGATTCACCCATTGTCGAGGCTGCAGTAGAGGACTTTGTTAATAAGATAATACAAGACTTTGTTATGGATTTATGGTATTCCGATATTACACCTGACAAAGATGCTCCTGAACTAATGCGTGTCATTATACTGGAAGCCCTTGGAGAAGTTGCTGGAAGGGTAAAGGAAGTGAACATTGTTGATTTACTAACTAG GGATATAGTTGACTTAATAGGGGATCATTTGGAATTGTTTAGAAAAACCCAAGCGTTAATTGGCATAGATGTTATGGTCACTTTGTCTTCTGAAGAAAGGGATGAAAGACTAAAACATCATCTTATTGCTTCTGGAAAACTCCATCCTGCATTGATATCTGCTGAGAATGAGTACAAG GTTCTTCAGAGACTTATGGCTGGATTACTAGGTTTAGTTCTGAAGCCAAAAGAAGCACAATGCCCTCTTGTTCGATGTATTGCCCGAGAGTTTGTAACTTGCTTAGTAATGCAACCTATTATGAATCTTGTGTCTCCGGA GCATATCAATCAGTTGGTCGAGCTTATTCTTCTTCAATTTAAAGACTTTTTGACTGGAATGGATAGTGATGATATGTTACCAAAAGCAGAAAATGATCATTCGGTTGCTGAAGGAAGCATAGAAATTAGTGAATCAGCATCCAAGAGACATAAAGAGTTCCATAATGAAGAATCTGAAATGCCATATGGTAGAATGGATGAGCGGAGAAAACTGGCCTTGCAGGCTCCACCGATTCCCTCCTCTAATATGTCTTATCAAGAGTCAGTCCAGCCAAAGGTTGCTGATTGGGCACGTGTACTGGATGCTGCAACTCAGAGACGTACCGAAGTTCTTACCCCTGAGAATCTTGAAAACATGTGGGCAATAGGAAGGCActataaagataaaattaataaatctgCAAAAGCACGTCCTCCTCTAGTATCTGATAGTAGCAAAATATTAGTGGATTCCATGGCAGGATCAAAACCCACTGATTTAGTTAAagacaacaacaagaagaaaaGAGTATCTATGGATGTAGAAAATGAATTTCTTTCAAAAGAAATGACCCTTGTCTGTGAAGTTGAGGGTACTAATATCAACACAACTGATGGATATAAAACTAGGCTTAAGAGATCCAGTAGTACTTCTGATGTACTAGTTGAATCCGGGGAGAAAAGTGCCAGTGCTCGTGGAAGCCAAAGTCTTCTGATTTCAGAAGACTTCTACAGCCCAGATTTTGCAAGCCGCAGTGTTCAAGAAAAATTTGATGATCTGTCAGGCTCAGTCATTCGAGCTGTTGGATCACACTTTCCCAAGCTTATGTGTCGG GTTGTTGGAGCATACTTCGAGAAAATTGGATCAAAATCATTTGCTGTGTATTCTATTGCTGTCACTGATGCACAGAATAACAAGTGGTTTGTTAAAAGGAG ATATCGGAACTTTGAACGACTACATCGACAACTTAAAGATATTCCAAATTATAACTTGCATTTACCTCCAAAAAGGATTTTCTCATCTAGCACTGAAGATGCTTTCGTGCATCAGCGTTGCATCCAGCTTGACAGATACCTGCAA GATCTGTTATCCATAGCTAATGTTGCTGAACAACATGAAGTGTTGGACTTTCTCAGCGCTTCATCCAAG AATTACTCATTTGGAAAATCTCCATCAGTTATGAAAACGCTTGCAG TTAATGTGGATGACGCTGTCGATGATATTGTACGCCAATTCAAGGGTGGATTTTCGCGTAAAGTTGTTGGGTCATCTCCATCAAATTATGAAAACCTTACATCTATGCCAACCACAAACTTGTCCTTGAGTGAAAGTGATTTGCAAAGTTCATTAGATGCTTCAATTGAAACTGCTAATAATCTTTCTGATAATGAGGAGGGTGATAAAGATGAAAGGTGTGGCCCAGAGGCAGCAGATGCTGATGTTAAAGAAAATGGGTGGCATTCTGATAATGAATTGAAATCAAAGAGCTTTCCACCTCGAGTGGTTAAAAAGACTGGAGATACACTAAATTCACATTTTGAGACAATGCAACCCTTTATGAAATCCAACATGGTTGGCGTTGCAAGTTTACCGGACATGCCTCACCCAACTGATGATTCTGTTCGAGTGCCACCCGAG TGGACACCACCTAATGTTACCGTGCCTATGTTGAATCTGGTTGATAAGGTCTTTCAGCTTAACAGAAGAGGCTGGATAAG GAGACAAGCCTTTTGGATCTCAAAGCAAATATTGCAGCTAGTGATGGAAGATGCTATTGATGACTGGCTATTGATGCAGATTAATTGGCTGCGCAGAGAGGATGTTATTGCTGAAGGAATTCG ATTCTCTGGCCAGATGGCAAGTTCTTTCTCAAGCTAG
- the LOC130806459 gene encoding uncharacterized protein LOC130806459 isoform X4, with product MVTLSSEERDERLKHHLIASGKLHPALISAENEYKVLQRLMAGLLGLVLKPKEAQCPLVRCIAREFVTCLVMQPIMNLVSPEHINQLVELILLQFKDFLTGMDSDDMLPKAENDHSVAEGSIEISESASKRHKEFHNEESEMPYGRMDERRKLALQAPPIPSSNMSYQESVQPKVADWARVLDAATQRRTEVLTPENLENMWAIGRHYKDKINKSAKARPPLVSDSSKILVDSMAGSKPTDLVKDNNKKKRVSMDVENEFLSKEMTLVCEVEGTNINTTDGYKTRLKRSSSTSDVLVESGEKSASARGSQSLLISEDFYSPDFASRSVQEKFDDLSGSVIRAVGSHFPKLMCRVVGAYFEKIGSKSFAVYSIAVTDAQNNKWFVKRRYRNFERLHRQLKDIPNYNLHLPPKRIFSSSTEDAFVHQRCIQLDRYLQDLLSIANVAEQHEVLDFLSASSKNYSFGKSPSVMKTLAVNVDDAVDDIVRQFKGGFSRKVVGSSPSNYENLTSMPTTNLSLSESDLQSSLDASIETANNLSDNEEGDKDERCGPEAADADVKENGWHSDNELKSKSFPPRVVKKTGDTLNSHFETMQPFMKSNMVGVASLPDMPHPTDDSVRVPPEWTPPNVTVPMLNLVDKVFQLNRRGWIRRQAFWISKQILQLVMEDAIDDWLLMQINWLRREDVIAEGIRWVKDILWPDGKFFLKLEITGGGSDEMDDFHSFQATPRASRRNAQSSSFELQLEATRKASFVKKVLFNGAPAPLVSMVGAKQYKRCARDIFYFLQSSVFLKQVAYTGLELVLVSIFPELKDLVDDIHQKMQPKQT from the exons ATGGTCACTTTGTCTTCTGAAGAAAGGGATGAAAGACTAAAACATCATCTTATTGCTTCTGGAAAACTCCATCCTGCATTGATATCTGCTGAGAATGAGTACAAG GTTCTTCAGAGACTTATGGCTGGATTACTAGGTTTAGTTCTGAAGCCAAAAGAAGCACAATGCCCTCTTGTTCGATGTATTGCCCGAGAGTTTGTAACTTGCTTAGTAATGCAACCTATTATGAATCTTGTGTCTCCGGA GCATATCAATCAGTTGGTCGAGCTTATTCTTCTTCAATTTAAAGACTTTTTGACTGGAATGGATAGTGATGATATGTTACCAAAAGCAGAAAATGATCATTCGGTTGCTGAAGGAAGCATAGAAATTAGTGAATCAGCATCCAAGAGACATAAAGAGTTCCATAATGAAGAATCTGAAATGCCATATGGTAGAATGGATGAGCGGAGAAAACTGGCCTTGCAGGCTCCACCGATTCCCTCCTCTAATATGTCTTATCAAGAGTCAGTCCAGCCAAAGGTTGCTGATTGGGCACGTGTACTGGATGCTGCAACTCAGAGACGTACCGAAGTTCTTACCCCTGAGAATCTTGAAAACATGTGGGCAATAGGAAGGCActataaagataaaattaataaatctgCAAAAGCACGTCCTCCTCTAGTATCTGATAGTAGCAAAATATTAGTGGATTCCATGGCAGGATCAAAACCCACTGATTTAGTTAAagacaacaacaagaagaaaaGAGTATCTATGGATGTAGAAAATGAATTTCTTTCAAAAGAAATGACCCTTGTCTGTGAAGTTGAGGGTACTAATATCAACACAACTGATGGATATAAAACTAGGCTTAAGAGATCCAGTAGTACTTCTGATGTACTAGTTGAATCCGGGGAGAAAAGTGCCAGTGCTCGTGGAAGCCAAAGTCTTCTGATTTCAGAAGACTTCTACAGCCCAGATTTTGCAAGCCGCAGTGTTCAAGAAAAATTTGATGATCTGTCAGGCTCAGTCATTCGAGCTGTTGGATCACACTTTCCCAAGCTTATGTGTCGG GTTGTTGGAGCATACTTCGAGAAAATTGGATCAAAATCATTTGCTGTGTATTCTATTGCTGTCACTGATGCACAGAATAACAAGTGGTTTGTTAAAAGGAG ATATCGGAACTTTGAACGACTACATCGACAACTTAAAGATATTCCAAATTATAACTTGCATTTACCTCCAAAAAGGATTTTCTCATCTAGCACTGAAGATGCTTTCGTGCATCAGCGTTGCATCCAGCTTGACAGATACCTGCAA GATCTGTTATCCATAGCTAATGTTGCTGAACAACATGAAGTGTTGGACTTTCTCAGCGCTTCATCCAAG AATTACTCATTTGGAAAATCTCCATCAGTTATGAAAACGCTTGCAG TTAATGTGGATGACGCTGTCGATGATATTGTACGCCAATTCAAGGGTGGATTTTCGCGTAAAGTTGTTGGGTCATCTCCATCAAATTATGAAAACCTTACATCTATGCCAACCACAAACTTGTCCTTGAGTGAAAGTGATTTGCAAAGTTCATTAGATGCTTCAATTGAAACTGCTAATAATCTTTCTGATAATGAGGAGGGTGATAAAGATGAAAGGTGTGGCCCAGAGGCAGCAGATGCTGATGTTAAAGAAAATGGGTGGCATTCTGATAATGAATTGAAATCAAAGAGCTTTCCACCTCGAGTGGTTAAAAAGACTGGAGATACACTAAATTCACATTTTGAGACAATGCAACCCTTTATGAAATCCAACATGGTTGGCGTTGCAAGTTTACCGGACATGCCTCACCCAACTGATGATTCTGTTCGAGTGCCACCCGAG TGGACACCACCTAATGTTACCGTGCCTATGTTGAATCTGGTTGATAAGGTCTTTCAGCTTAACAGAAGAGGCTGGATAAG GAGACAAGCCTTTTGGATCTCAAAGCAAATATTGCAGCTAGTGATGGAAGATGCTATTGATGACTGGCTATTGATGCAGATTAATTGGCTGCGCAGAGAGGATGTTATTGCTGAAGGAATTCGGTGGGTTAAAGAT ATTCTCTGGCCAGATGGCAAGTTCTTTCTCAAGCTAGAGATCACTGGGGGTGGATCAGATGAAATGGACGATTTTCATTCTTTTCAAGCTACACCTCGAGCGTCCAGAAGGAATGCACAATCTAGTTCGTTTGAATTGCAACTTGAGGCTACTCGTAAAGCTAGTTTTGTGAAGAAGGTGCTCTTTA ATGGAGCTCCAGCACCCTTAGTCAGTATGGTTGGCGCAAAACAGTACAAACGTTGTGCACGGGATATCTTCTATTTCCTTCAG TCTTCCGTATTTCTGAAACAAGTTGCTTACACTGGCTTGGAGCTCGTGCTTGTATCAATCTTTCCCGAGTTGAAAGATCTTGTGGATGATATTCATCAAAAGATGCAACCAAAACAAACTTGA
- the LOC130806459 gene encoding uncharacterized protein LOC130806459 isoform X1 — MVRRMESIQDLIEEAKVRFLWWFIFIFSITYFLSHTSKSMWMNVPVAVLIAILLRHLTKEIEFHPKVPSTSKQKCLSHWEKKRLSVNDPRLSTAPPQSKWRRKFDSPIVEAAVEDFVNKIIQDFVMDLWYSDITPDKDAPELMRVIILEALGEVAGRVKEVNIVDLLTRDIVDLIGDHLELFRKTQALIGIDVMVTLSSEERDERLKHHLIASGKLHPALISAENEYKVLQRLMAGLLGLVLKPKEAQCPLVRCIAREFVTCLVMQPIMNLVSPEHINQLVELILLQFKDFLTGMDSDDMLPKAENDHSVAEGSIEISESASKRHKEFHNEESEMPYGRMDERRKLALQAPPIPSSNMSYQESVQPKVADWARVLDAATQRRTEVLTPENLENMWAIGRHYKDKINKSAKARPPLVSDSSKILVDSMAGSKPTDLVKDNNKKKRVSMDVENEFLSKEMTLVCEVEGTNINTTDGYKTRLKRSSSTSDVLVESGEKSASARGSQSLLISEDFYSPDFASRSVQEKFDDLSGSVIRAVGSHFPKLMCRVVGAYFEKIGSKSFAVYSIAVTDAQNNKWFVKRRYRNFERLHRQLKDIPNYNLHLPPKRIFSSSTEDAFVHQRCIQLDRYLQDLLSIANVAEQHEVLDFLSASSKNYSFGKSPSVMKTLAVNVDDAVDDIVRQFKGGFSRKVVGSSPSNYENLTSMPTTNLSLSESDLQSSLDASIETANNLSDNEEGDKDERCGPEAADADVKENGWHSDNELKSKSFPPRVVKKTGDTLNSHFETMQPFMKSNMVGVASLPDMPHPTDDSVRVPPEWTPPNVTVPMLNLVDKVFQLNRRGWIRRQAFWISKQILQLVMEDAIDDWLLMQINWLRREDVIAEGIRWVKDILWPDGKFFLKLEITGGGSDEMDDFHSFQATPRASRRNAQSSSFELQLEATRKASFVKKVLFNGAPAPLVSMVGAKQYKRCARDIFYFLQSSVFLKQVAYTGLELVLVSIFPELKDLVDDIHQKMQPKQT; from the exons ATGGTTCGCCGGATGGAATCCATCCAAGATCTTATTGAAGAAGCTAAAGTTCGTTTTTTGTGGTGGTTTATTTTTATCTTCTCCATTACATATTTTTTATCTC ATACAAGTAAGTCAATGTGGATGAATGTCCCAGTTGCAGTCTTAATTGCAATTCTATTACGTCACCTAACAAAAGAGATAGAGTTCCATCCAAAGGTTCCATCAACTAGTAAACAAAAATGTCTTTCTCACTGGGAAAAGAAGCGACTCTCAGTGAATGATCCACGTTTGTCTACAGCTCCTCCCCAGTCAAAATGGAGGCGAAAATTCGATTCACCCATTGTCGAGGCTGCAGTAGAGGACTTTGTTAATAAGATAATACAAGACTTTGTTATGGATTTATGGTATTCCGATATTACACCTGACAAAGATGCTCCTGAACTAATGCGTGTCATTATACTGGAAGCCCTTGGAGAAGTTGCTGGAAGGGTAAAGGAAGTGAACATTGTTGATTTACTAACTAG GGATATAGTTGACTTAATAGGGGATCATTTGGAATTGTTTAGAAAAACCCAAGCGTTAATTGGCATAGATGTTATGGTCACTTTGTCTTCTGAAGAAAGGGATGAAAGACTAAAACATCATCTTATTGCTTCTGGAAAACTCCATCCTGCATTGATATCTGCTGAGAATGAGTACAAG GTTCTTCAGAGACTTATGGCTGGATTACTAGGTTTAGTTCTGAAGCCAAAAGAAGCACAATGCCCTCTTGTTCGATGTATTGCCCGAGAGTTTGTAACTTGCTTAGTAATGCAACCTATTATGAATCTTGTGTCTCCGGA GCATATCAATCAGTTGGTCGAGCTTATTCTTCTTCAATTTAAAGACTTTTTGACTGGAATGGATAGTGATGATATGTTACCAAAAGCAGAAAATGATCATTCGGTTGCTGAAGGAAGCATAGAAATTAGTGAATCAGCATCCAAGAGACATAAAGAGTTCCATAATGAAGAATCTGAAATGCCATATGGTAGAATGGATGAGCGGAGAAAACTGGCCTTGCAGGCTCCACCGATTCCCTCCTCTAATATGTCTTATCAAGAGTCAGTCCAGCCAAAGGTTGCTGATTGGGCACGTGTACTGGATGCTGCAACTCAGAGACGTACCGAAGTTCTTACCCCTGAGAATCTTGAAAACATGTGGGCAATAGGAAGGCActataaagataaaattaataaatctgCAAAAGCACGTCCTCCTCTAGTATCTGATAGTAGCAAAATATTAGTGGATTCCATGGCAGGATCAAAACCCACTGATTTAGTTAAagacaacaacaagaagaaaaGAGTATCTATGGATGTAGAAAATGAATTTCTTTCAAAAGAAATGACCCTTGTCTGTGAAGTTGAGGGTACTAATATCAACACAACTGATGGATATAAAACTAGGCTTAAGAGATCCAGTAGTACTTCTGATGTACTAGTTGAATCCGGGGAGAAAAGTGCCAGTGCTCGTGGAAGCCAAAGTCTTCTGATTTCAGAAGACTTCTACAGCCCAGATTTTGCAAGCCGCAGTGTTCAAGAAAAATTTGATGATCTGTCAGGCTCAGTCATTCGAGCTGTTGGATCACACTTTCCCAAGCTTATGTGTCGG GTTGTTGGAGCATACTTCGAGAAAATTGGATCAAAATCATTTGCTGTGTATTCTATTGCTGTCACTGATGCACAGAATAACAAGTGGTTTGTTAAAAGGAG ATATCGGAACTTTGAACGACTACATCGACAACTTAAAGATATTCCAAATTATAACTTGCATTTACCTCCAAAAAGGATTTTCTCATCTAGCACTGAAGATGCTTTCGTGCATCAGCGTTGCATCCAGCTTGACAGATACCTGCAA GATCTGTTATCCATAGCTAATGTTGCTGAACAACATGAAGTGTTGGACTTTCTCAGCGCTTCATCCAAG AATTACTCATTTGGAAAATCTCCATCAGTTATGAAAACGCTTGCAG TTAATGTGGATGACGCTGTCGATGATATTGTACGCCAATTCAAGGGTGGATTTTCGCGTAAAGTTGTTGGGTCATCTCCATCAAATTATGAAAACCTTACATCTATGCCAACCACAAACTTGTCCTTGAGTGAAAGTGATTTGCAAAGTTCATTAGATGCTTCAATTGAAACTGCTAATAATCTTTCTGATAATGAGGAGGGTGATAAAGATGAAAGGTGTGGCCCAGAGGCAGCAGATGCTGATGTTAAAGAAAATGGGTGGCATTCTGATAATGAATTGAAATCAAAGAGCTTTCCACCTCGAGTGGTTAAAAAGACTGGAGATACACTAAATTCACATTTTGAGACAATGCAACCCTTTATGAAATCCAACATGGTTGGCGTTGCAAGTTTACCGGACATGCCTCACCCAACTGATGATTCTGTTCGAGTGCCACCCGAG TGGACACCACCTAATGTTACCGTGCCTATGTTGAATCTGGTTGATAAGGTCTTTCAGCTTAACAGAAGAGGCTGGATAAG GAGACAAGCCTTTTGGATCTCAAAGCAAATATTGCAGCTAGTGATGGAAGATGCTATTGATGACTGGCTATTGATGCAGATTAATTGGCTGCGCAGAGAGGATGTTATTGCTGAAGGAATTCGGTGGGTTAAAGAT ATTCTCTGGCCAGATGGCAAGTTCTTTCTCAAGCTAGAGATCACTGGGGGTGGATCAGATGAAATGGACGATTTTCATTCTTTTCAAGCTACACCTCGAGCGTCCAGAAGGAATGCACAATCTAGTTCGTTTGAATTGCAACTTGAGGCTACTCGTAAAGCTAGTTTTGTGAAGAAGGTGCTCTTTA ATGGAGCTCCAGCACCCTTAGTCAGTATGGTTGGCGCAAAACAGTACAAACGTTGTGCACGGGATATCTTCTATTTCCTTCAG TCTTCCGTATTTCTGAAACAAGTTGCTTACACTGGCTTGGAGCTCGTGCTTGTATCAATCTTTCCCGAGTTGAAAGATCTTGTGGATGATATTCATCAAAAGATGCAACCAAAACAAACTTGA
- the LOC130806459 gene encoding uncharacterized protein LOC130806459 isoform X3 encodes MVRRMESIQDLIEEAKVRFLWWFIFIFSITYFLSHTSKSMWMNVPVAVLIAILLRHLTKEIEFHPKVPSTSKQKCLSHWEKKRLSVNDPRLSTAPPQSKWRRKFDSPIVEAAVEDFVNKIIQDFVMDLWYSDITPDKDAPELMRVIILEALGEVAGRVKEVNIVDLLTRDIVDLIGDHLELFRKTQALIGIDVMVTLSSEERDERLKHHLIASGKLHPALISAENEYKVLQRLMAGLLGLVLKPKEAQCPLVRCIAREFVTCLVMQPIMNLVSPEHINQLVELILLQFKDFLTGMDSDDMLPKAENDHSVAEGSIEISESASKRHKEFHNEESEMPYGRMDERRKLALQAPPIPSSNMSYQESVQPKVADWARVLDAATQRRTEVLTPENLENMWAIGRHYKDKINKSAKARPPLVSDSSKILVDSMAGSKPTDLVKDNNKKKRVSMDVENEFLSKEMTLVCEVEGTNINTTDGYKTRLKRSSSTSDVLVESGEKSASARGSQSLLISEDFYSPDFASRSVQEKFDDLSGSVIRAVGSHFPKLMCRVVGAYFEKIGSKSFAVYSIAVTDAQNNKWFVKRRYRNFERLHRQLKDIPNYNLHLPPKRIFSSSTEDAFVHQRCIQLDRYLQDLLSIANVAEQHEVLDFLSASSKNYSFGKSPSVMKTLAVNVDDAVDDIVRQFKGGFSRKVVGSSPSNYENLTSMPTTNLSLSESDLQSSLDASIETANNLSDNEEGDKDERCGPEAADADVKENGWHSDNELKSKSFPPRVVKKTGDTLNSHFETMQPFMKSNMVGVASLPDMPHPTDDSVRVPPEWTPPNVTVPMLNLVDKVFQLNRRGWIRRQAFWISKQILQLVMEDAIDDWLLMQINWLRREDVIAEGIRWVKDLNRQ; translated from the exons ATGGTTCGCCGGATGGAATCCATCCAAGATCTTATTGAAGAAGCTAAAGTTCGTTTTTTGTGGTGGTTTATTTTTATCTTCTCCATTACATATTTTTTATCTC ATACAAGTAAGTCAATGTGGATGAATGTCCCAGTTGCAGTCTTAATTGCAATTCTATTACGTCACCTAACAAAAGAGATAGAGTTCCATCCAAAGGTTCCATCAACTAGTAAACAAAAATGTCTTTCTCACTGGGAAAAGAAGCGACTCTCAGTGAATGATCCACGTTTGTCTACAGCTCCTCCCCAGTCAAAATGGAGGCGAAAATTCGATTCACCCATTGTCGAGGCTGCAGTAGAGGACTTTGTTAATAAGATAATACAAGACTTTGTTATGGATTTATGGTATTCCGATATTACACCTGACAAAGATGCTCCTGAACTAATGCGTGTCATTATACTGGAAGCCCTTGGAGAAGTTGCTGGAAGGGTAAAGGAAGTGAACATTGTTGATTTACTAACTAG GGATATAGTTGACTTAATAGGGGATCATTTGGAATTGTTTAGAAAAACCCAAGCGTTAATTGGCATAGATGTTATGGTCACTTTGTCTTCTGAAGAAAGGGATGAAAGACTAAAACATCATCTTATTGCTTCTGGAAAACTCCATCCTGCATTGATATCTGCTGAGAATGAGTACAAG GTTCTTCAGAGACTTATGGCTGGATTACTAGGTTTAGTTCTGAAGCCAAAAGAAGCACAATGCCCTCTTGTTCGATGTATTGCCCGAGAGTTTGTAACTTGCTTAGTAATGCAACCTATTATGAATCTTGTGTCTCCGGA GCATATCAATCAGTTGGTCGAGCTTATTCTTCTTCAATTTAAAGACTTTTTGACTGGAATGGATAGTGATGATATGTTACCAAAAGCAGAAAATGATCATTCGGTTGCTGAAGGAAGCATAGAAATTAGTGAATCAGCATCCAAGAGACATAAAGAGTTCCATAATGAAGAATCTGAAATGCCATATGGTAGAATGGATGAGCGGAGAAAACTGGCCTTGCAGGCTCCACCGATTCCCTCCTCTAATATGTCTTATCAAGAGTCAGTCCAGCCAAAGGTTGCTGATTGGGCACGTGTACTGGATGCTGCAACTCAGAGACGTACCGAAGTTCTTACCCCTGAGAATCTTGAAAACATGTGGGCAATAGGAAGGCActataaagataaaattaataaatctgCAAAAGCACGTCCTCCTCTAGTATCTGATAGTAGCAAAATATTAGTGGATTCCATGGCAGGATCAAAACCCACTGATTTAGTTAAagacaacaacaagaagaaaaGAGTATCTATGGATGTAGAAAATGAATTTCTTTCAAAAGAAATGACCCTTGTCTGTGAAGTTGAGGGTACTAATATCAACACAACTGATGGATATAAAACTAGGCTTAAGAGATCCAGTAGTACTTCTGATGTACTAGTTGAATCCGGGGAGAAAAGTGCCAGTGCTCGTGGAAGCCAAAGTCTTCTGATTTCAGAAGACTTCTACAGCCCAGATTTTGCAAGCCGCAGTGTTCAAGAAAAATTTGATGATCTGTCAGGCTCAGTCATTCGAGCTGTTGGATCACACTTTCCCAAGCTTATGTGTCGG GTTGTTGGAGCATACTTCGAGAAAATTGGATCAAAATCATTTGCTGTGTATTCTATTGCTGTCACTGATGCACAGAATAACAAGTGGTTTGTTAAAAGGAG ATATCGGAACTTTGAACGACTACATCGACAACTTAAAGATATTCCAAATTATAACTTGCATTTACCTCCAAAAAGGATTTTCTCATCTAGCACTGAAGATGCTTTCGTGCATCAGCGTTGCATCCAGCTTGACAGATACCTGCAA GATCTGTTATCCATAGCTAATGTTGCTGAACAACATGAAGTGTTGGACTTTCTCAGCGCTTCATCCAAG AATTACTCATTTGGAAAATCTCCATCAGTTATGAAAACGCTTGCAG TTAATGTGGATGACGCTGTCGATGATATTGTACGCCAATTCAAGGGTGGATTTTCGCGTAAAGTTGTTGGGTCATCTCCATCAAATTATGAAAACCTTACATCTATGCCAACCACAAACTTGTCCTTGAGTGAAAGTGATTTGCAAAGTTCATTAGATGCTTCAATTGAAACTGCTAATAATCTTTCTGATAATGAGGAGGGTGATAAAGATGAAAGGTGTGGCCCAGAGGCAGCAGATGCTGATGTTAAAGAAAATGGGTGGCATTCTGATAATGAATTGAAATCAAAGAGCTTTCCACCTCGAGTGGTTAAAAAGACTGGAGATACACTAAATTCACATTTTGAGACAATGCAACCCTTTATGAAATCCAACATGGTTGGCGTTGCAAGTTTACCGGACATGCCTCACCCAACTGATGATTCTGTTCGAGTGCCACCCGAG TGGACACCACCTAATGTTACCGTGCCTATGTTGAATCTGGTTGATAAGGTCTTTCAGCTTAACAGAAGAGGCTGGATAAG GAGACAAGCCTTTTGGATCTCAAAGCAAATATTGCAGCTAGTGATGGAAGATGCTATTGATGACTGGCTATTGATGCAGATTAATTGGCTGCGCAGAGAGGATGTTATTGCTGAAGGAATTCGGTGGGTTAAAGAT CTAAACAGGCAGTGA